GCGAACAGCGTCGCCGCGGGCCGGGAGGAGACGCCCATCTTGGCGTAGGCGTTCTGCACGTGACGGTCCGCGGTCTTCACGGCGATCCCGAGGTCGCGCGCGATCTGCTTGGTCGCCTCGCCGCGGGCGAGCCGGGCGACGACCTGCACCTCGCGGCGCGTGAGCCCGGCGGGCCGCGGCACGTCGCCGATCGGTTCGCCGGCGGCCTCGAGGACTGCGGTCACGCATTCGGCGTCGAGTCGCCCGGCCGCGGCGTCGCGCCGGAGCTCGCGCGCGGACTCCTCCGGCGTCATGCCGGGACGGTCGTGACGCGGCTCGGCGCGCAGGCGGAACGCGTCCGCGGCGGCGAGCATGCGAGCCAGCGGAGGGATCGCGTCGCCGGATTCGCCGCGGTGGTAGCCCGACCCGTCCATCGCCTCGTGATGGTGGCTCGCGATCGGGTCGAGCGTCGCGAGGAACGGCGACGAGCCGAGCACCTGCTGCGTGTGGTACGGATGCAGGCGCACCTGCTCGAGGTCGTCCCGGCCGAGCGGCTCGGGCTTGTCCCAGACATCCGCCCACACCGTCACCGCGCCGATGTCGTGCACCGACCCGGCTCGTCGCACGCGGGTCACGTCGGCCGCGCCGTAGCCCGCCAGCGCGGCGGCGCGCGCCGCGAGGCGCGAGACGCGCGAACTGTGCCCGGCCAGGCAGGGCGCAGCCAGGTCGGCGAAGTCGCCGAACGCGGCGAGCGCATCGTCGAGGCCCTCGTCGGCGAGTTCCAGGTGCGGCCGCGGTTCGCGATCGACGACCTCCCGATCGAACGAGTCCGGCTCGCGGGCGAGGAATGCCCCCGGATCCCCGAGGAACGCGCCGGTGACCACCGGATCGAAGGCGGCGCCCTCCCGCCGCCGCACGACGTCGGCGACCTCGTCGATCGACCGCGTGAGCGACTGGAACCCCGAGTCGACCGCGACATGGGCGATGCGCAGCGAGACCGGGAGGTCCTCCGCGCTCCGGCGGTGGGGGAGCCCGTTGCCGTCCCAGCGCTCGGTGACCATGGCGAGCCCGTCGGCCACGGCGGCGGGCAGTCCCAGCCGCGCGCTGAGCATCGGACCGACCTCGCAGACGGCCGTGAAGTGGCCCGTGCGGGTGCGCGCCCAGCGGGTCATCTCGGTGGCGCGGTGCACGGTGCGCTCGATCGGGTTCGGGTGTCCGACGCCGAGCGCCCGGTACGCGCCCCTCAGCTGTTCGCCCGCGGAGCCGAACAGGATCGGGTCGATGTGCGTCGGTGTCGCGCCGGGCGCCATCACGCGCGCGCCGACGTGGGCGTCGGTCGTGCACGTGACGTGCAGCAGCAGCGCGGTGAGCCAGGCCGCGCGCTCGGTCTCCGCATCGACGCCGATCGCCCGAGCGAGCCGGGCGGCGATCACGGCGGCCTG
This portion of the Agromyces rhizosphaerae genome encodes:
- a CDS encoding HD domain-containing phosphohydrolase, whose protein sequence is MTGTGSGERVRTTEIVAALSLAIDYGMGRPLEQGMQAAVIAARLARAIGVDAETERAAWLTALLLHVTCTTDAHVGARVMAPGATPTHIDPILFGSAGEQLRGAYRALGVGHPNPIERTVHRATEMTRWARTRTGHFTAVCEVGPMLSARLGLPAAVADGLAMVTERWDGNGLPHRRSAEDLPVSLRIAHVAVDSGFQSLTRSIDEVADVVRRREGAAFDPVVTGAFLGDPGAFLAREPDSFDREVVDREPRPHLELADEGLDDALAAFGDFADLAAPCLAGHSSRVSRLAARAAALAGYGAADVTRVRRAGSVHDIGAVTVWADVWDKPEPLGRDDLEQVRLHPYHTQQVLGSSPFLATLDPIASHHHEAMDGSGYHRGESGDAIPPLARMLAAADAFRLRAEPRHDRPGMTPEESARELRRDAAAGRLDAECVTAVLEAAGEPIGDVPRPAGLTRREVQVVARLARGEATKQIARDLGIAVKTADRHVQNAYAKMGVSSRPAATLFAMQHGLMAWGELPIETSPARS